The genomic window ACTGCTATCTATTTGAGCTAAAAGAGATGTTGGAATTTGTATAAAAGGTATTCCTCTAAGAAATGTAGCTGCTGCAAAACCCGTTAGATCTCCTATAACCCCACCACCTAAAGCTATTATTAGATCTCCCCTGATAACTCCGAAATCTAAAAGTTTATTATATATATTTAAAAGTACATCAAAAGATTTGCTTTTTTCACCAGGTTCTACAACAATTTTATTAACTTTAAAACTACTGTTATTTAAATTTTCAACTAATTTATCTCCATAGAATCTCCATACATTTTTATCTGACACAATAACTATATTTTTTCCTGCATATATTTTTTTAATTTCTTCTCCTATAGAATTCATCAATCCTTTTTTAATATAAATTGGGTATGTCTTATGTGTAAGATTAATATTGAGTGCTTTCAAATCAAGACATCTCCTTTCGTCTTTTTCTAGCATTATCCATACTTTTTATAAGAATTTCTCTGTCTTCCTTTATTATAGCTTCTTTAAATTTTTTTATGTTCTCTTCAAAAATCTCCATATTTTTAATTAAATTAATTTTATTTTCTATAAAAAGTTCTGTCCACAATTGAGAATTTATTTGGGCAATCCTCGTAAGTTCTCTATAACTATCTCCTGTAAATAATCCTATATCAAAATCCAAATTATTGCTATTTACTAGAGATACAGCTATTACATGAGGTAATTGGCTTGTAAAACTTATAATTTTGTCATGCTCCTCTGGAGTAACTGTCATTATATTTTTAAATCCTATCTTTTTAATAATACCTTCAACCAGCTTGATATTTTCACGTTTATTTCTACTTGTAGGAGTTATTATGTAATTAGCTCCTTTAAACACTTCCTTTGAAGAAAATTTTAAACCCTTTTCTTCTCTTCCTGCCATAGGATGTCCAAATATAAAATCTAAATCCTCTCTTAAACCATAATTAATTTCATCCAAAATTTTGGTTTTTACTCCTGTAACATCTGTAATAATCGCTCCTGTTTTAAAATTATCTATATTATCCATAACAAATTTTTTTACTGATTTAGGATACAAACATATTATAACTAAGTCTGAATCTTTTAATGGAATCTCTGGTGATACATATCCCTTATCTATAATACCCATCATTTCTGCATCTTCTAACGCTTTTTCATCTATATCTATTCCATAGATTTTTCCTAAGCTAACTTCTCTTAGGGACATGGCATAGGATCCTCCTATTAATCCCATGCCAACAATACTTATATTAAAGTCTATTTTATCCACACATATCACCTCATCAAATCTCTTTATCCACAGCTTTTGCAACTTGTCTTAATGATTTCATTAATGAATCAAATTTTTCTGGTTTTAATGATTGTGCTCCATCGCTTTTAGCATTTACAGGATCATTATGAACTTCTATCATAAGCCCATCTGCTCCTACAGCTACTGCAGCTTTAGCTAAAGGTTCTACAAGCCACCACATTCCTCCAGCATGACTAGGATCTATAATTACTGGTAAATGACTTAATTTTTTTATTACTGGTACAGCACTTAAATCTAAGGTATTCCTTGTGTATGTTTCAAAAGTTCTTATACCTCTCTCACAAAGAATAACATTATCATTTCCTCCTGCCATTATATATTCAGCAGACATTAAAAATTCTTCAATAGTAGCAGATAACCCTCTTTTTAATAATATAGTTTTTTTAGTTCTACCTAACTCTTTTAATAAATCAAAGTTTTGCATGTTTCTTGCTCCAACTTGAATTATATCAACATCTTCAACAAATTTCCCAATCAGTTTTGTAGACATAATTTCAGTAACTATAGGAAGTCCTGTTATTTCTCTAGCTTTTTTTAATATATCTAATCCCTCTTCTTTCATACCTTGAAAACTATATGGAGATGTTCTTGGTTTAAATGCTCCACCTCTTAAAAAACCTGCCCCTGACTTTTTAATGTTCTCTGCAATTCCTATTAATTGTTCTTCACTTTCTACTGAACAAGGTCCTGCCATCACAGCTATCTTTGCACTTCCTATTTCTTCATTTCCAACCTTTATTATAGTATCTTCTGGATGAAAAAGCCTATTGGCCTTTTTGTAAGGTTCCTGTACATGTAATACTTTATCAACGCATTCATCTGCTTGAATTTGACTTGGATTGATTGAACTTGTGTCTCCTAATAATCCAAGGACAGAATATTTTTCTCCTTCCCATAAATTCACAACAATTCCTCTTCCATTTAGCTTTGTTTTCAAATCTTGAATTTTTTCTTTTGATACATTTGGTTTCATTACAATTATCATAATAATTGCCCCCTTCATTTTTAAAAAAGTTTAAAAAAATAAAACCCACTAACGAGTGAGTTTTTATTATAATCATACTTTACAATATTAAATATATTAAAAAGTTTTTTATAATCATTTTTGTGTTAATTAACCCTATAGTACTCATTAGAAATCGGAATATTTATTTTTTTGTACGCAAAATAGCTAGCGCTAAAATAAAAGCCCAAGCTAAAATACATATCAAATTTTACTGCCATTCCCTTTCTAATAAGATTGTTCATTTCAACTTCCTCCAAAATATCTTTATTTTAAAAATATACTTAAAATTCAAAATTAATTTATATTGTTTTTCATTATATCATTTTTATTAACTATGTCAATATTTTTATTAACATTTTTGACCAATAATTAATATACTATATTAACTCCCCTTTATCTGTACTTTGATATAAGACAAGCTACATCATTCTAATCCAGGGAGGTGATTTCTCTATGGGAAGCGGTTTATTAATACTTTTATTAATCCTAGCTAAATGTGGATGCGGTGGTAATCGTGGTTTTGGTAATTCTTGTTGTTCTAATAATTGTTGTAGACCTATTAGCTGTTGTCAGCCTACTAGTTGCTGTAGACCTACTAGTTGCTGTAGACCTACTAGCTGCTGTTGTTCTAATAAATGTTGTCAACCTAATAATTGCTGTTGTTGTAAAACTTGCTGCTGTGAAAAACGTCATAAGCATCACAAACATCATAAAGATTGTGACTGTTGTTGCTGTGATTGCGGATGTAATAATCCATGTAATTCTTGCGGATCATTCTTTGATTGGTTCTGCTGTTAATATAAAAGAATATAGAAAAGGCACAGGAATATCTACTAATCCTGTGCTTTTTTTTATTCAACACTTTATTTTAAATTGTCAAATTCATTATAATACAAAATTACAACTCTCATTTAATTATTTTTTACTTTAACAATCCCTTTTCCTTTAAAAATTCATCTGCAACTTCTCTTGGATCTCCTCCTAATTTATCAACTTTATAGTTCAATTCTCTCATAGTCTCATTATTAATCTGACCAGATAACTTATTTAAAACTTCTTTTAGTTCAGGATATTTTTCTAAAACCTCTTCTTTAATAACAGGAACTGCATGATATGGAGGGAATAAATGTTTGTCATCTTCTAATGTTTTCAGATTAAACGCTTTTAATAACCCATCTGTCATAAACGCATCCGTAACATCTGACTCTTTATTTTGTATTGCCGTATATCTTATTCCTCCATCAACAGGCTTTACACTTTTAAAGTTAGTATTATATAACTTTTTCATTCCTACATATCCATCTTCTCTATCAGAAAATTCCATAGTACAACCAAGGACAAGTTGGTCACTTACTCTGGCAAGATCAGATACCGTTTTAAGGTTATATTTTTTAGCTGTATCTTCTCTAACAGCCATAACATACGTATTATTAAATCCAAGAGGTTTTAACCATTCAACACCATATTCTTCATGGAAATGCTTTTTAACTACATCATAAGCTTTATCTGAATCAGCAATAACGTCTCTCTTCATTATACTTACAAGACCTGTTCCTATATATTCTACATATATATCTACATCTCCATTTTTCATAGCCTCCCAAATAACACTTGACCCACCTAAATTCATCCTTCTCTCAACTTTTATATCCGTATTATGTTCTACAAGTGAAGCAAACATATTACCTAAAATTAACTGTTCAGTATAGTTTTTAGATCCTATTACTATAGTATTTTTTTTGCCAATAGCTTTATATCCAAATATTCCTGTTAATATAACCACTATAGAAACTAATATAGCTATAGCTGTGACTTTTTTTCTATTTTCTGTTTTTCTATTTCTACTTTTTCTTTTTTTGACTTTACCATTACCTAAGTTAGATTTTATACCTTCTGGAACCACGCCATCCTCTACCTTACCAATTACAAAATCCATAAGAAGAGCTAATATACATGCCGGAATAGCTCCTGATAAAATCATATAATTATCTACTCTTTGAACCCCTGTAAATACTAAATATCCAAGACCACCAGCACCTATAAATGCTGCTATTGTCATAAGTCCTACTGCTGTAACTGCTGCTATTCTTATACCTGCCATAATTACCGGAAGTGCTAAAGGTAACTGAACCATTTTGAGGGTTTGTCCACCTGTAAGTCCTATACCTTTTGCTGCCTCTATTACATCTGGATTTATATTTTTAAGTCCTATATAAGTATTTTTCACTATAGGAAGTAGAGAATACAGAAATACCATAATTATAGCAGGCGTACTTCCTATACCTAAAATAGGAATTAAAAAACCTAAGAGTGCAAGACTTGGAACTGCTTGTATTACATTAGTAACTCCTATTATAAAACCAGCTAATTTTTTCTTTCTAGTTATCAATATTCCAAGAGGTACTCCTATTATTATTGCAACCACAACAGCTGCAACAGTAAGTCCTAAATGTTGTGCAAATAACTGGAATATCTGATTGCTTTTATCTCCAAAATACGTAAAAAAACCTTTCATTATAGGCCTACCCCCTCTTCGTCTAAAAATTGTCCACTTAATACATTGATAAGACTACTTCTAGTAATAAGCCCTATTAACTTGTTATTATCATCTACTACAGGAATATATCCTACATTTTTTTCATTCATAACTTTTAATACATCAACAATAGAGTCTCCTTTTGTAACAGCAACAACATTCTTCTCCATAACATCATGTAAAGTTAGCTTTCTATCTATATTTCTTCTTACATCTTTTAATGTTGCAATCCCCTTTAATTTATCATCACTATCGACTACTATAATACTATCTACATGTCTTTCATTCATAATTCTAGTAGCTTGAAGAACAGTTCTATTTTCTAGTGCTTTTACTGGATCCTCAATAACTATATCTTCTGCTTTAATAAATTCTGGTTGATTCCATATTCTATTTTTGCCTATAAATTCTTCTACAAAACCATGAGTAGGATTTTTTAAAATTTCTTCTGGAGTATCATACTGAAGAATAACTCCATCTTTCATAATACATATCCTATCTCCTAATTTTAAAGCTTCATCCATATCATGGGTAACAAAAACAATTGTTTTTTTAAGTTTTTGCTGAAGATTAAATAATTCATCTTGAAGAGAATTCCTTGTTATTGGATCAAGGGCACTGAAAGGTTCATCCATTAAGATAATCTCAGGATTTGTTGCAAAAGCTCTTGCCACTCCTATTCTTTGTTGTTGTCCACCACTTAACTCATTTGGATATCTATCAATATATTTATCTGGATCCATTCCAACCATTTCTAATAATTCACAAGTTTTTTTTCTTATCTCATCGTCATCCCAATTCTTAAGGTAAGGAACTAAACCTATGTTGTCGCCTACTGTCATATGAGGGAACAATCCTGTTTGTTGGATAACATATCCCATATTTCTTCTAAGCTCAATTGTATCTTTTTTACTTATGTCTTCTCCATTTATTAATATTTGTCCTGATGTTGGTTTTATTAACTTATTTAACATTTTTAATGTTGTAGTTTTCCCACAACCACTTGGTCCTATAAATACAACTAACTCGCCTTTATTTATCTTTAAATTAATGCCTTTTAATACATGACTATTTTTAAAAGATTTTTTTATATCTATTAGTTCTATCATAACTCTCCCCCTTTTAATACAAAATCAAATTTATTTACTTCAACATTCGATACAATATCTTATCTACATCTATTCAACACTGAAACAAACAACTCCATTTTTTTATTAAGTTGTATCTAGCGACAACCTTATTCTATCATAAAGGTTGTTTGTCGTCAAATTATAAAAAAACATAGATAACTACTTTGTTTAAAAATGAAAGTAGTTATCTATGTTTTAAAAATAGCAAAATATTATAATTTAGTTACTTCTATCTTACCTATTTTCTAATCTCATCAACACCTAAAAATTTTTTTATTTTATCTACTACACCCTCGTCACCAACCGCTAAAATCTTATCGCCAACTTTGAACTCTAAATAAGGTCCAGGTGATATTAAAATATCATCGTTTCTTTTTACTCCTATTATAGTTCCTCCAGTATTTTGCCAAAATTCACTATCCCCTATAGTTTTACCTATTATAGATGCCGACTCTGTTATTTCTACTTCTATAGTTTGTATCATGTCTATACTTCTAAATCTATATGAATAATCTATAATTTTTTCATTTATATCCTGGATTTTTCTTTCTATGTCACTCTTATCTTGAAGTAGTTTCTTCATGTTATTTCTTAATGAACCTATGCTCTCTTTTTCTTTAAAACTTTCAATAAAACCATAAGCCTTATCAATAGATTTTACAATAATTCCGCTACCCTTGTTAACTTCAACTACACCCTTATCTTCAAGTAGCTTCATTGATTTTCTAATAGTTTCTGGGGAAACATTATATTCCCCTGCTAGTAAAGATCGTCCTCTTAGTTTCTCTCCCTCTTGTATATAACCCTTATATATTCTCATGGCAACATCTACTGCTATCTTTACATAACGGGGCATTTCAAGACGCTCACTCATGCTAAAACCTCCAAAATTTGTTATAGTACAATTGCCAACTAAGATTATAACATAAAGTTCTTTTGAAGGGAAATTTATTTAAACTACTTGTTTTTCACTCCATTTACCACATCTATCTCCAAAACACCCAACTACAGATATACCATCTTTTATATTAACCACTTCACACCTATTAGGGCATCCCTTACATTCAAAACTTGAAGATACAAATTCTCTATCTGCTATATCAAATCCTTTAAATTTAGTTTTACCAACCTTTTTTACTGCTTCAGCTCCTAACATAGCTGCTCCTATAGAACCCATAACATCATAATTCTCTGGAACATAAACTTGAAATCCCAAAGCATTTTCAAAAGCTTTTTTTATTCCACTATTAGCTGCTACTCCACCTTGGAAAAATACTTTTTGCTCTATATCTTTTCCTTTTGCTACATTGTTTAAATAATTTCTGACAAGCGCTTCGCATAGCCCCATAATTATATCAGATTGATCATATCCTAACTGCTGTTTATGTATCATATCTGATTCAGCAAAAACTGCACACCTCCCAGCAATTCTTACTGGAACTTGTGACTTTAAAGCATAATCACCAAAATCTTCAATTGGTATTTCTAATCTTTCAGCTTGCCTGTCTAAAAAAGATCCAGTACCAGCAGCACAAACTGTATTCATAGCAAAATCTGTTACAACTCCATCTTTTAGAGTTATTATCTTAGAATCCTGCCCACCTATTTCTATTATAGTTCTAACATTTTTATCTACAAATAATGATGCATAAGCGTGAGCAGTAATCTCATTCTTTATAGCATCTGCACCAACTAAAGCTGCTGCAATATGCCTACCACTTCCTGTAGTACCTACACTTTGAATTTGCTTACTGTCATACTTTCCTTGTAACATTTTAAATCCCTCTTGAACTACATTTATAGGCTTTCCTTTAGTTCTTAAATATATTTTTTCAACTACATTCATAGCACTATCAGTAATTACTATATCTGTGCTTACTGATCCTACATCAACACCCATATGATACATCTTTTTTTCTTCTCCTCTCTAATAGATCTAGGAAAGCTTCTATTCTTGTTACATATCCACCTTCCCCTGTCATTTCATCTACTACTAAACTCATTATTGGAAAATCTTTATCTTTGGATATAGTCGGAAGTATGGCTTTTGTTATAATCTCTGGCATACAGCCCATAGGAAATATTTGAATAGCACCATCGCAATTATCTTTATAAGCCATTACAGCTTCACCTATACATTCTCTAGCATGCCCACCTACATAGTAAGGTAAGTACTCCCTAGAAGCTAATCTTAAATCTATAGAATTAGCTTTTATCGTTTTCATTAATGCATCTTTTACCCACCAACTAGGTGTTAATTTTCTTTTACTACATACACCATAGTCCATAAGCTTTTCTTCAATATTTAGATTTGGGAACTCATCTATTACTGTATAAATTTCACCTATTATAGATACTTTAATAGGATTCTTGTTCCTATCTATCTTTACTTTACTAATCTTCCTATTGTATTCTTCTAAAATTTTTAGCGCTTTTGTAGAATCATTTGTCTTAAATACTTCTTTTTTACAATTATTAAGTATTTTTTTACATTCACCTTTGTTTATCTCATACCCTGCTAAGTAATGAGCTCTTTCTTCGATTTTATCTATTAAATTTATGGCTCTAAGTCCTTTTAAGCCCGCCTTTATTTTCTCTCTATTACTCTTCTTACTTTCAGATAATAACAAGTTTACTCTACGCATAAACTCTTCTTTGCCAATAGCTTTAGGATAGTCTAACACTATAAACTGCAAATCATGACCCATTTTTTTTAAAGTATTCATTTGAAGCTCGCAGTATTCTCCAAATCTACACGGGCCACAGCTACCTACTATCAAAATAGTATCAGCTCCATTATCTATGCTTTGTAAATAATTTCCCATCATTATTTTAAATGGCAAGCACATTTCTTCTGGAGAACAAGCTGTCCCAATTTCAAGAGCAGTTTTATTATTTATTGGAGGGACAACATATTTCACTCCTATATCGTCAAAAAAAATTTTAGCAGCTATATATACATTACCCATGTGCGGAAAGGTTATTTTCAATTTTTCTCCTCCTCTCTAACATATCAATAAATGCTTCTATCCTAGTGTTAAATCCTGCTTCACCTGTTTGCTCATCTATTTTTATTACAAGCAGTGGAAAATCTTTTATTCTGTCTTTTATTAATTCTATAACTACAGAATCTATTCCACATGCAAAAGATGACATGTAAATAATTCCATTAATTTTTTTTTCTGAAACTAAATAAGAAGCAGCCCCATAAGAATTTCTTGCAAAACTCCAAAACGGTCTTTTAAACAACCTGTTTATTTCTTCATCTATATATTCCTCTTTAACAAATTCTTCAGTTATAACCCCCACTTCAAACTTGTGAAGCTTTTGGACTATATTCATATTAATATAATTATCATAAACATTATATGGATGTCCTAATAAAGCAATTTTTGTATTAAACTTATCATCATTTATTCCAACCTTAAATGTTCTTTGTTTCTCATGCGCTTTTAAATAAGCCATTTTTATAGAATATAAATTTTTTGTTATCATAAATCCTAACTTTTTTACCCATTCATATAAAGCCTTTTCATCATTCATGTATAATGGCAATTCTGTAATTAAAGGCATATCATCTATACTATACTTTATCATTTCAGGAAGTCCGCAAAATTTAGGGCAAATAAATTCATTATCTCTTACTCTCATAATTCTTGGAACAATTATAATATCACATTTATCCTTTATACTAGCCACATGCCCATGAAACACTTTCACGGGTAAGCATGCTTCATCAACACAACACTTAACCCCTTCATTTAGTATGTTCTTATTGGTATCATCAGAAACAATAACTTCTGCTCCTATTTCTCTTAAAAATGTCTCTATAAATGGATAATATTTATAATACAAAAGCCCTTTTGGCACTCCCACTTTCATATAATACCTCCTACATTAAATAAAAACTCACATCAATTATTATTGAACAATTAATTACTTTTTATTCATATTTAATCCATTAATATAAATTTAATTTATTAGTTGATTAATAAAATTTATCCACAATTTTAGAATCTTAATTGTTAAATTTACTTAAATAGTAATATATAGTAAACATCTGACTTTAAACTATAATGTTTTTTTGTTGTTATCTATAAAAATCCTAAAATAACCTATTTATTAAATTATTTAGTTTAAAGATTTTCTCACATTAGGAAGAAAATCATCATTTAGTCTTCCTCTTCTCCCCAGTATACATATTAGACTATATTACTTATAAAGAAACTAAGGCAGAGAAATTGGATTTTCTTATATATGTAGTTAGCCAATTAAACTTTGAAGTAGCAACTAGAAATACTTAAGGTGTAGGTTTCTAAAAATACGTAATTGTCGGAACGGACTCCGACAGCCTAGCTGGGGAATGGACTCCCCATAGCGAGGGTAGCATTTTTAGAAGAATACACCTTTAGTATTTCTTTGCCTTCTGAAGGTTTAATGGATAACTACATATATTCTAGAAAATTCTATTTCTCTGCCGTTATTCATTACATCGCACTTTTATTCTATTATTTATCATAAAAATAAGATATAACTGCCATAATAACTATCATAAGTCCACCAATTAAACTAAACAAATCAGGAACTTCATTCCATATAAATAATCCTATAATTGCGGAAAAAATTATATTTGTATAATTGTATATTGCCACCTCTGATGCAGGAGCATATCTATAAGAATATGTTAAAGCAAATTGGGCTATTGCTGCAAAAACACCTGTTAAAATTAAATACATAAATTGAATTTTTGTTGGCATTATAAAATTTAACATCATCAATGGAAAAGTTCCTACAACTGAAATAAAGGAAAAATAAAAAACTATAGTGGAAGGATTTTCTCTATCTTTTAAAAATCTAACCAAAGTATAGGCTCCACCAGCAAAAGCAGCTGATAAAAATCCAGCTACTGCTGGAACTATGCTTAAATTCCACTGAGGTTTTATAACTAAGAGTGCTCCTATAAATACAACTATTATAGATATAATTTTTATAGGATTTAATTTTTCTTTAAGAAAAATAGCTGCAAAAAAAGTTATAAAAAACGGAGATAATTTATTAAGCATTGATGAATCTGCTAAATATAGATTATTTATAGAATAAAAATATAAGAAAACTCCCATTAATCC from Clostridium sp. MB40-C1 includes these protein-coding regions:
- the aroF gene encoding 3-deoxy-7-phosphoheptulonate synthase translates to MIIVMKPNVSKEKIQDLKTKLNGRGIVVNLWEGEKYSVLGLLGDTSSINPSQIQADECVDKVLHVQEPYKKANRLFHPEDTIIKVGNEEIGSAKIAVMAGPCSVESEEQLIGIAENIKKSGAGFLRGGAFKPRTSPYSFQGMKEEGLDILKKAREITGLPIVTEIMSTKLIGKFVEDVDIIQVGARNMQNFDLLKELGRTKKTILLKRGLSATIEEFLMSAEYIMAGGNDNVILCERGIRTFETYTRNTLDLSAVPVIKKLSHLPVIIDPSHAGGMWWLVEPLAKAAVAVGADGLMIEVHNDPVNAKSDGAQSLKPEKFDSLMKSLRQVAKAVDKEI
- a CDS encoding acyl-CoA dehydratase activase-related protein → MKITFPHMGNVYIAAKIFFDDIGVKYVVPPINNKTALEIGTACSPEEMCLPFKIMMGNYLQSIDNGADTILIVGSCGPCRFGEYCELQMNTLKKMGHDLQFIVLDYPKAIGKEEFMRRVNLLLSESKKSNREKIKAGLKGLRAINLIDKIEERAHYLAGYEINKGECKKILNNCKKEVFKTNDSTKALKILEEYNRKISKVKIDRNKNPIKVSIIGEIYTVIDEFPNLNIEEKLMDYGVCSKRKLTPSWWVKDALMKTIKANSIDLRLASREYLPYYVGGHARECIGEAVMAYKDNCDGAIQIFPMGCMPEIITKAILPTISKDKDFPIMSLVVDEMTGEGGYVTRIEAFLDLLERRRKKDVSYGC
- a CDS encoding acyl-CoA dehydratase activase-related protein, which produces MKVGVPKGLLYYKYYPFIETFLREIGAEVIVSDDTNKNILNEGVKCCVDEACLPVKVFHGHVASIKDKCDIIIVPRIMRVRDNEFICPKFCGLPEMIKYSIDDMPLITELPLYMNDEKALYEWVKKLGFMITKNLYSIKMAYLKAHEKQRTFKVGINDDKFNTKIALLGHPYNVYDNYINMNIVQKLHKFEVGVITEEFVKEEYIDEEINRLFKRPFWSFARNSYGAASYLVSEKKINGIIYMSSFACGIDSVVIELIKDRIKDFPLLVIKIDEQTGEAGFNTRIEAFIDMLERRRKIENNLSAHG
- a CDS encoding acyl-CoA dehydratase activase, producing the protein MYHMGVDVGSVSTDIVITDSAMNVVEKIYLRTKGKPINVVQEGFKMLQGKYDSKQIQSVGTTGSGRHIAAALVGADAIKNEITAHAYASLFVDKNVRTIIEIGGQDSKIITLKDGVVTDFAMNTVCAAGTGSFLDRQAERLEIPIEDFGDYALKSQVPVRIAGRCAVFAESDMIHKQQLGYDQSDIIMGLCEALVRNYLNNVAKGKDIEQKVFFQGGVAANSGIKKAFENALGFQVYVPENYDVMGSIGAAMLGAEAVKKVGKTKFKGFDIADREFVSSSFECKGCPNRCEVVNIKDGISVVGCFGDRCGKWSEKQVV
- a CDS encoding DMT family transporter, yielding MDSKLKAVLLMLLSALCFAFMAAMVKLAGDIPLFEKVFFRNFISLFVAFGILEKRSGSMFGKRENQKYLLARALLGLMGVFLYFYSINNLYLADSSMLNKLSPFFITFFAAIFLKEKLNPIKIISIIVVFIGALLVIKPQWNLSIVPAVAGFLSAAFAGGAYTLVRFLKDRENPSTIVFYFSFISVVGTFPLMMLNFIMPTKIQFMYLILTGVFAAIAQFALTYSYRYAPASEVAIYNYTNIIFSAIIGLFIWNEVPDLFSLIGGLMIVIMAVISYFYDK
- a CDS encoding glycine betaine ABC transporter substrate-binding protein, with the translated sequence MKGFFTYFGDKSNQIFQLFAQHLGLTVAAVVVAIIIGVPLGILITRKKKLAGFIIGVTNVIQAVPSLALLGFLIPILGIGSTPAIIMVFLYSLLPIVKNTYIGLKNINPDVIEAAKGIGLTGGQTLKMVQLPLALPVIMAGIRIAAVTAVGLMTIAAFIGAGGLGYLVFTGVQRVDNYMILSGAIPACILALLMDFVIGKVEDGVVPEGIKSNLGNGKVKKRKSRNRKTENRKKVTAIAILVSIVVILTGIFGYKAIGKKNTIVIGSKNYTEQLILGNMFASLVEHNTDIKVERRMNLGGSSVIWEAMKNGDVDIYVEYIGTGLVSIMKRDVIADSDKAYDVVKKHFHEEYGVEWLKPLGFNNTYVMAVREDTAKKYNLKTVSDLARVSDQLVLGCTMEFSDREDGYVGMKKLYNTNFKSVKPVDGGIRYTAIQNKESDVTDAFMTDGLLKAFNLKTLEDDKHLFPPYHAVPVIKEEVLEKYPELKEVLNKLSGQINNETMRELNYKVDKLGGDPREVADEFLKEKGLLK
- a CDS encoding TrkA C-terminal domain-containing protein is translated as MSERLEMPRYVKIAVDVAMRIYKGYIQEGEKLRGRSLLAGEYNVSPETIRKSMKLLEDKGVVEVNKGSGIIVKSIDKAYGFIESFKEKESIGSLRNNMKKLLQDKSDIERKIQDINEKIIDYSYRFRSIDMIQTIEVEITESASIIGKTIGDSEFWQNTGGTIIGVKRNDDILISPGPYLEFKVGDKILAVGDEGVVDKIKKFLGVDEIRK
- a CDS encoding prephenate dehydrogenase, giving the protein MDKIDFNISIVGMGLIGGSYAMSLREVSLGKIYGIDIDEKALEDAEMMGIIDKGYVSPEIPLKDSDLVIICLYPKSVKKFVMDNIDNFKTGAIITDVTGVKTKILDEINYGLREDLDFIFGHPMAGREEKGLKFSSKEVFKGANYIITPTSRNKRENIKLVEGIIKKIGFKNIMTVTPEEHDKIISFTSQLPHVIAVSLVNSNNLDFDIGLFTGDSYRELTRIAQINSQLWTELFIENKINLIKNMEIFEENIKKFKEAIIKEDREILIKSMDNARKRRKEMS
- a CDS encoding betaine/proline/choline family ABC transporter ATP-binding protein (Members of the family are the ATP-binding subunit of ABC transporters for substrates such as betaine, L-proline or other amino acids, choline, carnitine, etc. The substrate specificity is best determined from the substrate-binding subunit, rather than this subunit, as it interacts with the permease subunit and not with substrate directly.), translating into MIELIDIKKSFKNSHVLKGINLKINKGELVVFIGPSGCGKTTTLKMLNKLIKPTSGQILINGEDISKKDTIELRRNMGYVIQQTGLFPHMTVGDNIGLVPYLKNWDDDEIRKKTCELLEMVGMDPDKYIDRYPNELSGGQQQRIGVARAFATNPEIILMDEPFSALDPITRNSLQDELFNLQQKLKKTIVFVTHDMDEALKLGDRICIMKDGVILQYDTPEEILKNPTHGFVEEFIGKNRIWNQPEFIKAEDIVIEDPVKALENRTVLQATRIMNERHVDSIIVVDSDDKLKGIATLKDVRRNIDRKLTLHDVMEKNVVAVTKGDSIVDVLKVMNEKNVGYIPVVDDNNKLIGLITRSSLINVLSGQFLDEEGVGL